The proteins below come from a single Afipia felis ATCC 53690 genomic window:
- a CDS encoding DUF1971 domain-containing protein, whose product MPIPDRLPDGFAAYGRSPEFNSEGLPPKLQAGHATKAGTWGLLHVLEGALLYKLEPPHQDERLVRAGETVVIESEVAHRVRFVEPGRMFVEFYRHIDAAKS is encoded by the coding sequence ATGCCCATTCCTGATCGGCTGCCGGATGGATTCGCAGCTTATGGACGTTCGCCGGAGTTCAACTCTGAAGGCCTGCCACCCAAGCTGCAGGCGGGCCATGCCACGAAGGCAGGGACTTGGGGGCTGCTTCACGTGCTGGAGGGGGCGCTACTCTATAAGCTGGAACCGCCGCATCAGGATGAGCGACTGGTGCGAGCGGGGGAGACTGTCGTGATCGAGAGCGAAGTCGCCCACCGTGTCCGGTTCGTTGAGCCGGGCCGGATGTTTGTCGAGTTCTATCGCCACATAGACGCGGCCAAATCCTAA
- a CDS encoding chloride channel protein: MSLRAWLRARVRTNEFFLVFLAVVLGIGTGFVVTLMSELAQLAHVLIYGIRIDVRLSANDVINPWVAAASLVVGGFILGLMEWYRRRRKISAAVDPVEANALRGGRLSLRDSLIVSLQTLISNGSGASVGLEAGYTQIGAGLSSLGGRFLNLRRNDLRIIVGAGAAAAIAAAFDAPLTGAFYACELIVGTYTAASAAPILAAAISGTLVVRWLGTNTYSLNVPDLVMSDLRQYGLMLVLAILVSGIGILVMRAAPLVERVFGHKLLPVWLRPMIGAMCIAAMAAVTPQVLGAGHGAMVLDLSRDMLPSHIALLIVLKLAACLISLASGFRGGLFFASLFIGSLIGKLFATVLHLYIPELAFHVDPNVSALTAMACLGVAIVGGPLTMSFLVLEMTHSLEITAGVLASCLVTSMMVRQFFGHSFSTWRLHLRGETIRGAHDVGWLRSLTVSRLMRTDVKTEPRQATVDVCRHLHPLGSTHAIFLLDEDRHYAGTVLLADLFSSDYDIGADTREVSTLAKYLEMTLTPSMNVKVAMACFDKAESEILAVTDETTHEVLGFLTEAFARKRYVDEINRATEEVFQ, from the coding sequence ATGTCGCTGAGAGCTTGGCTGCGGGCGAGGGTGCGGACAAACGAGTTTTTCCTCGTCTTCTTGGCGGTTGTTCTTGGCATCGGAACCGGGTTTGTCGTGACGCTCATGAGCGAGCTCGCGCAGCTTGCTCATGTGCTGATTTATGGAATCCGGATCGACGTCCGGCTGAGTGCTAATGACGTCATCAATCCGTGGGTCGCGGCTGCCTCGCTTGTAGTCGGCGGATTCATATTGGGACTCATGGAGTGGTACCGGCGCCGCAGAAAGATATCGGCCGCCGTCGATCCGGTGGAGGCCAATGCGTTGCGTGGCGGTAGACTGTCCCTGCGCGACAGTCTCATCGTTAGTTTGCAGACCCTGATTTCAAATGGGTCCGGCGCCTCTGTGGGACTGGAGGCAGGCTATACCCAGATCGGCGCCGGATTGTCGTCCCTTGGAGGCCGCTTTTTAAATCTTCGCCGTAACGATTTGCGCATCATCGTCGGAGCGGGTGCCGCCGCGGCCATTGCTGCAGCGTTCGATGCTCCGCTCACGGGTGCTTTTTATGCCTGCGAGTTGATCGTCGGCACTTATACAGCTGCGAGCGCGGCACCCATTCTGGCGGCGGCAATCTCGGGAACGCTGGTGGTGCGATGGCTCGGCACCAACACCTATTCTTTGAATGTTCCGGATCTGGTGATGAGTGATCTGCGCCAATACGGCCTGATGCTCGTTCTGGCCATCCTCGTCAGCGGCATTGGCATTCTTGTCATGCGGGCAGCGCCGCTGGTGGAACGTGTCTTCGGGCACAAGTTGCTGCCGGTCTGGCTCCGCCCGATGATTGGCGCGATGTGTATTGCGGCCATGGCGGCAGTCACGCCCCAGGTGCTTGGTGCCGGGCATGGCGCGATGGTTCTGGACTTGTCGCGTGACATGCTTCCCAGCCACATCGCCCTGTTGATCGTTCTCAAGCTTGCAGCCTGTCTGATCTCTCTGGCGTCGGGATTCCGGGGCGGGTTGTTTTTTGCATCGCTGTTTATCGGTTCTCTGATCGGCAAGCTGTTTGCGACGGTCCTTCACTTATACATTCCGGAGCTGGCGTTTCATGTCGATCCGAACGTCAGCGCTCTGACGGCAATGGCTTGCCTTGGCGTTGCGATCGTCGGCGGCCCGCTCACGATGTCCTTCCTTGTGCTGGAGATGACGCACAGCCTTGAGATTACGGCAGGTGTGCTGGCGTCATGTCTCGTCACGAGCATGATGGTGCGCCAGTTTTTCGGGCACTCGTTCTCGACATGGCGATTGCATCTGCGTGGCGAAACGATCCGGGGCGCGCACGATGTCGGCTGGCTGCGAAGCCTCACCGTGTCGCGTCTGATGCGCACGGATGTGAAAACCGAGCCGCGCCAGGCGACGGTCGACGTTTGTCGCCATCTGCATCCGCTAGGCTCGACCCACGCCATCTTCCTGCTCGACGAAGATCGACATTATGCAGGAACCGTACTGCTGGCGGATTTGTTCTCGAGCGACTACGACATTGGCGCGGATACACGTGAGGTCTCTACGCTCGCAAAATATCTCGAGATGACGTTGACACCATCGATGAACGTCAAGGTTGCGATGGCCTGCTTCGACAAGGCCGAATCTGAAATCCTGGCGGTCACGGATGAGACCACGCACGAAGTTCTCGGCTTCCTGACAGAAGCGTTTGCGCGCAAGCGATACGTCGACGAAATCAATCGCGCGACCGAAGAGGTCTTTCAGTAA
- the msrB gene encoding peptide-methionine (R)-S-oxide reductase MsrB, producing the protein MTAKTQNGHVEKSEQEWRDELTPIQYAVLREKATERPFTGEYDLSFDPGTYVCAGCGQPLFSSDDKFDSGCGWPAFSAPVGAESLDEEHDTSHGMIRTEVLCSRCSGHLGHVFDDGPGPTGLRYCINSAALKLEPK; encoded by the coding sequence ATGACAGCCAAAACCCAGAACGGACACGTCGAAAAATCGGAGCAGGAATGGCGCGACGAACTCACGCCGATACAGTACGCGGTGCTGCGCGAGAAGGCGACCGAGCGTCCCTTCACCGGCGAATACGATCTTTCGTTCGATCCCGGCACCTATGTGTGCGCCGGTTGCGGTCAACCGTTGTTTTCGTCTGACGACAAGTTCGATTCCGGCTGCGGCTGGCCTGCCTTCAGCGCACCGGTGGGGGCCGAAAGCCTCGACGAGGAGCACGACACGAGCCATGGCATGATCCGGACCGAAGTGCTCTGCTCCCGCTGCAGTGGTCATCTTGGCCATGTCTTCGACGACGGGCCGGGGCCAACGGGCCTGCGCTATTGCATCAATTCGGCGGCGCTGAAACTCGAACCGAAGTAA
- the msrA gene encoding peptide-methionine (S)-S-oxide reductase MsrA has product MKHSSRRTAFAALGAVALAAFAGASFSASAEPFTIPPPKTDAAATAMTSGEPKSIVLAGGCFWGVQGVYQHTKGVIQAVSGYAGGSADSARYDTVSTGSTGHAESVKITYDPKQISLGKILQIYFSVVHDPTQLNRQGPDSGTQYRSAIFTSQPEEQKIAKDYIAELDAAKVYKKPIVTRIEPMNGFYQAENYHQDYLTLHPYQPYIAFNDIPKVDNLKKLFAADYRDKPVLVRDTKATN; this is encoded by the coding sequence ATGAAGCATTCCTCCCGTCGTACCGCTTTCGCTGCGCTCGGCGCAGTGGCACTCGCCGCATTCGCAGGCGCATCATTCAGCGCGTCGGCCGAGCCCTTCACGATTCCGCCGCCGAAAACCGATGCAGCGGCAACTGCCATGACCTCGGGCGAACCGAAATCAATCGTTCTCGCAGGCGGCTGCTTCTGGGGTGTGCAGGGCGTCTACCAGCACACCAAAGGCGTCATTCAGGCTGTCTCCGGCTACGCAGGCGGCTCGGCGGACAGTGCCCGGTACGACACCGTCTCAACCGGTTCGACCGGCCACGCCGAGTCCGTGAAGATCACTTACGATCCCAAGCAGATCAGCCTCGGCAAGATTCTGCAGATCTATTTCTCCGTGGTACACGATCCGACCCAGCTCAACCGTCAGGGGCCGGACAGCGGCACACAGTATCGCTCGGCGATTTTCACCTCGCAGCCTGAGGAGCAGAAAATCGCAAAGGACTACATCGCCGAACTCGATGCGGCGAAGGTCTACAAAAAGCCCATCGTCACCCGGATCGAACCGATGAACGGCTTCTATCAGGCCGAAAATTATCATCAGGACTATCTAACGCTGCATCCCTATCAACCTTACATTGCGTTCAACGACATCCCGAAGGTCGATAATCTGAAAAAACTGTTCGCCGCCGATTATCGCGACAAGCCGGTGCTGGTCCGCGACACGAAGGCGACCAATTAA
- a CDS encoding Rrf2 family transcriptional regulator has product MRLTNFSDYALRILMYAAVVQDGRLITIEETAEAYGISRAHLMKVANQLTRAGYLKAVRGRSGGLTLAKRPDRIRLSDVLRATEPDFALVECMTTDNHCVISPRCRLRGALNEALTAFLETLDGYTLADLIVSPKDSTTRPLFALGARRA; this is encoded by the coding sequence ATGCGACTGACAAACTTTTCAGACTATGCGTTGCGCATTCTGATGTATGCGGCAGTCGTTCAGGATGGTCGCCTCATTACCATCGAGGAGACCGCGGAGGCTTATGGAATTTCCAGAGCCCATCTGATGAAGGTCGCCAACCAGTTGACCCGCGCCGGCTATCTGAAAGCCGTTCGCGGCCGGTCCGGCGGTCTCACACTCGCCAAGCGTCCCGATCGTATACGTCTCAGCGATGTCCTGCGAGCAACCGAACCGGATTTCGCGCTGGTTGAGTGCATGACGACCGATAATCATTGCGTGATCTCGCCGCGCTGCCGGCTGCGAGGCGCGCTCAACGAGGCATTGACCGCCTTCCTCGAGACACTCGACGGCTATACCCTCGCCGACCTCATTGTCTCTCCGAAAGACTCCACGACCCGGCCGCTCTTCGCTCTTGGGGCGCGCAGGGCCTGA
- a CDS encoding DUF4345 domain-containing protein, with the protein MERIILQIAIGVVAIVLIGAGTAGAMLGVDLIHGRNGGLVDSYFRYLSAMTAAMGLMFAMTIPHVETHRERIGTLSFLIFIGGLAHLYTFSIRPTPTVGTLFMLFMELIFVPLLWLGQRHIAHKAASPS; encoded by the coding sequence ATGGAACGAATCATTTTGCAGATCGCGATCGGGGTCGTGGCAATTGTACTGATCGGCGCGGGCACTGCGGGAGCGATGCTCGGTGTAGATCTGATCCATGGCCGTAACGGTGGGTTGGTTGATAGCTATTTCCGCTATCTCTCGGCGATGACGGCCGCGATGGGCTTGATGTTCGCGATGACGATTCCTCATGTCGAAACTCATCGCGAGCGGATCGGCACGTTGTCGTTTCTGATTTTCATTGGCGGCCTCGCGCACCTCTATACATTCAGTATCCGGCCGACGCCGACGGTGGGGACGTTATTCATGCTGTTCATGGAGTTGATTTTCGTTCCGCTGTTGTGGCTCGGCCAACGGCACATCGCGCACAAAGCCGCGAGTCCATCATGA
- a CDS encoding DUF2171 domain-containing protein, translated as MSDPRIKEHMEVIGADGVHVGTVDRVEDGRIKLTKADSGMGSHKGHHHYIDLGLVADVEGKKVRLSANAAVAVTLEEEGGRKAV; from the coding sequence ATGAGCGATCCGCGTATCAAGGAACACATGGAAGTGATCGGCGCCGACGGCGTGCATGTCGGCACCGTCGACCGCGTCGAAGACGGCCGCATCAAGCTAACCAAGGCCGATAGCGGTATGGGGAGCCACAAAGGCCACCATCATTACATCGATCTGGGCTTGGTGGCGGATGTCGAAGGCAAGAAGGTTCGGCTGTCGGCCAATGCCGCCGTCGCCGTGACGCTCGAGGAAGAGGGCGGCCGCAAGGCGGTCTGA
- a CDS encoding GGDEF domain-containing protein: MLNVVTLWLVFVVNFIALGVVWTYVARSYPNFEAARFWAAGALVASAGAALSVLRMYVDPVAPLYLGAVMMIASTCFVAMGVERFYGLPVSWRTHVALVGLCAFGIAFFVWHANSPMRIIIYSLGQALSIAISVMLVWRHGARHPGARFAGVVGIILSAVVIARCALRLSQPPDNIYMIHFSPLQSIIVLVLVFLSIVWNFGFLLMAVDRLRAEVADLALIDDLTGVANRRRLLTSLAEECARSDRAMQPFSVLLIDLDGFKEINDSHGHGAGDECLRQFTRMIQQRLRTGDLLARLGGDEFCAVLPATASHEASCVARDVLDLCASAQVFWNGTTVRLSASIGVAQWRPEIGHDFSRLIGAADEALYAAKRDGRSRYTVSALSSETEAWMRQSA, translated from the coding sequence GTGCTGAACGTCGTCACGCTCTGGCTCGTGTTCGTCGTCAACTTTATCGCGCTCGGCGTGGTGTGGACCTACGTCGCGCGCTCCTATCCAAATTTCGAGGCGGCGCGGTTCTGGGCCGCCGGAGCGCTCGTCGCCTCCGCCGGCGCGGCGTTGTCCGTGCTGCGGATGTATGTCGATCCCGTTGCGCCGCTCTATCTCGGCGCCGTGATGATGATCGCCTCGACGTGCTTCGTCGCGATGGGCGTCGAGCGGTTCTACGGTCTGCCGGTCTCGTGGCGGACACATGTCGCGCTTGTCGGCCTTTGTGCGTTCGGCATCGCGTTCTTCGTCTGGCACGCCAATTCGCCGATGCGGATCATCATCTACTCACTCGGCCAGGCGCTTTCGATCGCGATCTCGGTCATGCTGGTCTGGCGGCATGGCGCGCGCCATCCAGGCGCACGGTTTGCCGGCGTGGTCGGTATCATCCTCTCTGCGGTCGTGATCGCGCGTTGCGCCCTGCGATTGTCCCAGCCACCGGACAATATTTATATGATCCACTTCTCGCCGCTCCAGTCGATCATCGTTCTGGTACTGGTGTTCCTGTCGATCGTATGGAATTTTGGCTTCCTGCTGATGGCTGTTGATCGGCTCCGCGCTGAGGTCGCCGATCTCGCGCTGATCGACGATCTCACGGGCGTCGCCAATCGCCGCCGGCTGCTGACGTCTCTTGCCGAGGAGTGCGCGCGGTCGGATCGCGCGATGCAGCCGTTTTCGGTGCTGCTGATCGATCTCGATGGCTTCAAGGAAATCAACGACAGTCACGGTCATGGGGCAGGCGACGAATGCCTGCGGCAATTCACCCGCATGATCCAGCAACGACTTCGTACCGGCGATCTGCTGGCGCGTCTGGGTGGTGACGAATTTTGCGCCGTGCTGCCTGCGACCGCTTCGCACGAAGCGTCGTGTGTCGCGCGCGATGTGCTCGATCTGTGCGCCTCGGCGCAGGTCTTCTGGAATGGGACGACGGTCAGGTTGTCGGCGTCGATCGGTGTGGCCCAATGGCGGCCGGAGATCGGTCATGATTTCAGTCGATTGATCGGTGCGGCGGACGAAGCGCTCTATGCAGCGAAGCGCGATGGGCGGAGCCGCTATACGGTTTCAGCTCTGTCATCCGAAACCGAAGCCTGGATGCGTCAAAGCGCATAG
- a CDS encoding DUF4112 domain-containing protein yields the protein MTAKSDTFFTHPQSAPRHRKPPPIIDQDGNEVHSGGRFGGGQFGAGSSGTAFSGTAFNGTVFGNIGFGPLTREQRFARIEALARLMDVAFVLPGTNVRYGIDGLIGLIPIVGDLLTTAMSLWLVREARALGAPAHVVARMLGNVALDGVVGIVPFVGDAFDVMFRANMRNIRILRRWMDKQPRMD from the coding sequence GTGACAGCGAAGTCAGATACTTTTTTCACCCACCCCCAAAGCGCGCCTCGCCACCGCAAGCCGCCGCCGATCATCGATCAGGACGGCAACGAGGTTCATAGCGGTGGTCGTTTCGGTGGCGGGCAGTTCGGTGCTGGCTCGTCCGGCACGGCGTTCAGCGGCACCGCTTTTAACGGCACGGTTTTTGGGAATATCGGGTTCGGCCCGCTCACCCGCGAGCAGCGCTTTGCGCGCATTGAGGCGCTGGCGCGACTGATGGATGTCGCCTTCGTCCTGCCGGGGACCAATGTGCGCTACGGCATCGACGGGTTGATCGGCCTCATTCCCATCGTTGGCGATCTTTTGACGACTGCGATGTCGCTCTGGCTGGTGCGCGAGGCGCGGGCGCTCGGTGCGCCGGCCCATGTCGTCGCGCGAATGCTCGGCAATGTGGCGCTCGATGGTGTCGTCGGCATCGTGCCGTTCGTCGGCGATGCGTTCGACGTCATGTTCCGCGCTAACATGCGCAACATCCGCATCCTGCGGCGCTGGATGGACAAGCAGCCGCGGATGGATTGA
- a CDS encoding lytic murein transglycosylase, with protein MRTLSRTFSRKLSLLALSLGLFGVGSVSSASAAQCGGDFNAFISSFSREAVAAGISPNVVSQAFAGVTLDQAVLQFDRRQRYTFNKTFEQYVSTRVGPGRIKTGRFMMQKNASLLSRIEQRFGVPPQIIVAIWGLETDFGKGDMGKRPVIKTLATLAHDCRRSELFQGELLAALKIVQRGDLRLDDLVGAFAGEIGQTQFLPSSYIKYGVDFDGNGHVDLRHSVPDVLASTANLLHTSGFKAGADYHEGSANFDAMREWNRAVIYRKTIAYFADKLAGP; from the coding sequence ATGCGCACTTTGTCCCGTACATTTTCTCGCAAATTGTCTCTTCTGGCGCTGTCGCTCGGCCTTTTCGGCGTGGGCTCAGTGTCGTCCGCGTCCGCCGCGCAATGCGGCGGCGATTTCAACGCCTTCATCTCGAGCTTCTCGCGCGAGGCCGTGGCCGCGGGCATTTCGCCGAACGTCGTCAGCCAGGCGTTTGCGGGCGTGACGCTCGATCAGGCCGTGCTGCAGTTCGACCGCCGCCAGCGCTACACCTTCAACAAGACCTTCGAACAGTATGTCTCGACCCGCGTCGGACCCGGCCGTATCAAGACCGGCCGCTTCATGATGCAGAAGAACGCCTCGCTGCTGTCGCGCATCGAGCAGCGCTTCGGCGTGCCGCCGCAGATCATCGTCGCGATCTGGGGTCTGGAAACGGATTTCGGCAAGGGCGACATGGGCAAGCGGCCGGTGATCAAGACGCTCGCGACGCTCGCGCATGATTGCCGCCGCTCCGAGCTGTTTCAGGGCGAACTGCTCGCGGCGCTGAAGATCGTGCAGCGCGGCGATCTGCGGCTCGACGATCTCGTCGGCGCGTTCGCGGGCGAGATCGGGCAGACGCAGTTCCTGCCGTCGAGCTACATTAAGTACGGCGTCGATTTCGACGGCAACGGCCACGTCGACCTGCGCCACAGTGTGCCGGACGTGCTCGCCTCCACCGCGAACCTTCTGCACACCTCGGGCTTCAAGGCGGGCGCCGACTATCACGAGGGCAGCGCCAATTTCGACGCCATGCGCGAGTGGAACAGGGCGGTGATCTATCGCAAGACGATCGCCTATTTCGCCGACAAGCTGGCCGGGCCGTAG
- a CDS encoding ATP-dependent DNA helicase: protein MPTFTPHQDHALSAVSAWLKAKPGRGDTPQVFRLFGYAGTGKTTLARHIADAVNGEVKFAAFTGKAALVMRNKGCDNASTIHSLIYRTRETGDEQPSFELWDDAPASKAKLIVIDECSMVDADLGRDLMSFDCPLLVLGDPAQLPPIAGGGFFTEAEPDAMLTEVHRQAQNDPIVRMSMAVREGRTLETGQFGDSEVVSRNALDPDRVMAADQILVGRNNTRRAYNMRVRQKNGIEDALPVAGDKLVCLRNNRKKALFNGGLWRVKARAQSKSKIITMRLSPEEDFGAKVTKVSVRADCFNGGIEDLPWDQRKPYDEFDYGYVLTVHKSQGSQWDDVVLFDESFAFQDSRARWLYTGITRAAKRLSVVV, encoded by the coding sequence ATGCCCACTTTTACTCCCCATCAGGACCACGCGCTGTCCGCTGTCAGCGCCTGGCTCAAGGCGAAGCCCGGCCGAGGCGATACCCCACAAGTGTTCCGCCTGTTCGGCTATGCCGGTACCGGCAAGACCACCCTCGCGCGCCATATCGCCGACGCCGTCAACGGCGAGGTTAAGTTCGCCGCCTTCACCGGCAAGGCTGCGCTGGTGATGCGCAACAAGGGCTGCGATAACGCATCGACGATCCATTCGCTGATCTATCGGACCCGCGAGACGGGCGACGAACAGCCGAGCTTTGAACTGTGGGACGATGCGCCCGCCTCGAAAGCAAAGCTCATCGTCATCGACGAATGCTCGATGGTCGATGCCGACCTCGGTCGCGACCTGATGTCGTTCGACTGTCCTTTGTTAGTGCTCGGCGATCCCGCGCAATTGCCACCGATCGCGGGCGGCGGTTTCTTCACCGAAGCCGAGCCGGACGCCATGCTGACCGAAGTGCATCGTCAGGCGCAAAACGATCCGATCGTGCGCATGTCGATGGCGGTGCGTGAAGGCCGCACGCTGGAAACGGGCCAGTTCGGCGATAGCGAAGTGGTGAGCCGCAACGCGCTTGATCCCGACCGTGTCATGGCTGCGGACCAGATTCTGGTCGGCCGCAACAACACCCGCCGCGCCTACAACATGCGCGTGCGGCAGAAGAACGGAATCGAGGATGCACTGCCGGTTGCCGGCGACAAGCTCGTTTGTCTGCGCAACAATCGCAAAAAGGCACTTTTTAACGGCGGCCTGTGGCGCGTAAAGGCTCGCGCGCAATCGAAGTCCAAAATCATCACCATGCGCCTGTCGCCAGAGGAGGATTTCGGCGCCAAGGTCACCAAGGTGTCGGTCCGCGCCGATTGCTTCAACGGCGGAATCGAGGATTTGCCATGGGATCAGCGCAAGCCCTACGACGAATTCGACTACGGCTACGTGCTCACCGTTCACAAATCGCAGGGATCGCAATGGGATGACGTCGTACTGTTCGACGAGAGCTTCGCATTTCAGGACAGCCGTGCGCGCTGGCTCTATACCGGCATCACCCGTGCCGCGAAGCGGTTAAGCGTCGTGGTTTAA